The following proteins come from a genomic window of Ictalurus furcatus strain D&B chromosome 14, Billie_1.0, whole genome shotgun sequence:
- the LOC128617922 gene encoding sperm acrosome membrane-associated protein 4-like isoform X2, whose product MVIMSSSTALLSFVLLSLLSSTVCLTCYKCVFPNVSPLDCQQVPKKCAEGERCLHCTSKAVKDSVTFVLKDKGCAKASECGITGQKRAAGLVFTYTTHCCDTDLCNAVAPLSTPYWRRTALSLCGTVLAVLLASV is encoded by the exons ATGGTCATCATGTCCAGCTCCACAGCACTGCTCTCCTTCGTCCTTCTGAGTCTTCTGTCTTCCACAG TGTGTCTCACCTGTTACAAGTGCGTGTTTCCAAACGTTTCTCCACTCGACTGCCAGCAGGTTCCTAAGAAATGTGCTGAAGGTGAGCGCTGCCTGCATTGTACCAGCAAAGCCGTAAAgg ACTCTGTGACTTTTGTGCTGAAAGACAAGGGCTGTGCCAAGGCATCTGAGTGTGGTATTACGGGACAGAAACGCGCCGCGGGACTCGTCTTCAcctacaccacacactgctGCGACACTGACCTATGTAACGCTGTGGCCCCGCTCAGCACCCCCTACTGGAGACGAACAGCACTTAGCCTCTGCGGCACGGTGCTCGCTGTCCTGCTGGCCTCAGTGTGA
- the LOC128617922 gene encoding sperm acrosome membrane-associated protein 4-like isoform X1, giving the protein MVIMSSSTALLSFVLLSLLSSTAVCLTCYKCVFPNVSPLDCQQVPKKCAEGERCLHCTSKAVKDSVTFVLKDKGCAKASECGITGQKRAAGLVFTYTTHCCDTDLCNAVAPLSTPYWRRTALSLCGTVLAVLLASV; this is encoded by the exons ATGGTCATCATGTCCAGCTCCACAGCACTGCTCTCCTTCGTCCTTCTGAGTCTTCTGTCTTCCACAG caGTGTGTCTCACCTGTTACAAGTGCGTGTTTCCAAACGTTTCTCCACTCGACTGCCAGCAGGTTCCTAAGAAATGTGCTGAAGGTGAGCGCTGCCTGCATTGTACCAGCAAAGCCGTAAAgg ACTCTGTGACTTTTGTGCTGAAAGACAAGGGCTGTGCCAAGGCATCTGAGTGTGGTATTACGGGACAGAAACGCGCCGCGGGACTCGTCTTCAcctacaccacacactgctGCGACACTGACCTATGTAACGCTGTGGCCCCGCTCAGCACCCCCTACTGGAGACGAACAGCACTTAGCCTCTGCGGCACGGTGCTCGCTGTCCTGCTGGCCTCAGTGTGA